DNA sequence from the Staphylococcus epidermidis genome:
AATGGCTTTTCGAGTGTATCCTACATGGGAGAAAGATTTAAATCGTGTCGCTCACAAGACACAAGAGTGGCAAAAACAATACTTTATAGATATGTCTCAAACAATTGATGTACCAAGTATTAAACGTGCTTATTTTAATGAAGATTGATTATAAAATCAAAAGCTGTACACAAACAGATATGTGTAAATATTGCTGTTTTATTAGTAAATTTGATTACATAACTGTCAATGAGTTGGAATGAGTCTCATTTTTTAATCATTTATATTGAGGGAGGGTTAATGGTGTCTTCGGAGTATAAAAAAGGAATATTTTTAGCTTTAGGTGCTTATATTTTATGGGGGATTTTACCCATATATTGGCGTTTAATTGATGAAATAGGCGCTTTTGAAATTTTGGCATTCCGTATTATTTTTTCAGTGATATTTATGATTTTTGTGCTCATTATAGGAAAAAATCAACGGAACGCTTTTTTTAGAGATGTTAATCAGTTGGTATCGCATCCCGTGCAACTTATTGCCATCATAGTTGCAGGGTATGTTATTACCGTGAATTGGGGGACATTTATTTGGGCAGTATCTAATGGTCACGTGCTACAATCTAGCTTAGGTTACTACATTAACCCACTAGTGAGTATCGTCTTGGCGCTTATATTTTTAAAAGAGAGATTTAATAAATTCGAATGGTTAGCCATCATTTTTGCACTAGTAGGCGTACTTTATATGACAATAAAAATCGGTGAATTTCCATTTATTTCACTTCTGTTAGCATTTTCTTTTGGTATTTATGGTTTACTAAAAAAGATTGTGCATATCGATGCGATAAGTAGCATCACTATTGAATGTATTGTTACTGCACCAGCCGGTTTAATCTATGTTATTTACCTATGGCAGCAACAACACATAACATTTGGATTAAATATATCATCATTTTGGCTACTATTTTCAGGTGCAATTACAGCAATACCATTGATTCTGTTCTCAGCAGGTGCTAAGCGAATTCCATTATCGTTAACTGGCTTCATTCAATATGTAGGGCCGACAATCATGTTTATCTTAGGTATCTTTGTCTTTAAAGAGCCATTTAATACTGATCAATTGATTACCTTTATTTTTATATGGATAGGTATTGTGTTATATAGTATTTCTCAATATGTTCAAATTAAGAAAAACCCAGTTGTAAAATAGTAAAATAAATATACCTTCACTTTATTTGATGTACATTCTCTAAATTAGATATTGATTCTAACTATTGATGTGTACATTAACGTTTAAATAGAGTGAAGGTGTATTTTTTATTTTGTATATCGACTGAATAGTAGTTGATTTGTAAAATATAAAGTTGGGTTAATCGTGTCTTTAATATCATTGACTTCTTTAAGCCACAACTGTAAATCATTGTAGTAGTCGGAACTCATAGACAAATCATTTGTAAAACATTTAGCTGTTGCTTCAATTGTATCTTTGTTTAATTGGTTAGAGATATCAGTTTGAGTATACGTTGAGTAAATTTCAATTGCACTTTCTAAATGATGATTGATGTAATGAATGGCCTTTTGAATGACTTTCAGAAACTTTTTAAGTTTGACCTCACTCGTATTTAATACTTCAGGTGTAGTAATGAAAATGAGTTGACAAAAATCGGGTACATTATAATTTTTAAGTGGAAAATAATCTACATTAAGTCCTTGATTTCTAGCTTCAAGAATTTCAAAATTTTCGAAAATGAGTGTAGCAGCATCAGCTTTATCAGTTAAAAGTGCATCAGTATGATAAAAGCTATGATTAACTGGTGTGATGTCACCCTCTTTATATGTGCCACCATCTGCTTCAATCATCGTTTTAGCCATGGCAATACCACCTGGACCGGGAGCGCCAGGATATTGAAGCCGTTTACCGATTAAATCTTTGGGGCGAGCGATATTTTTATCTTTGTTATACATAATACCTCCGTTAGTGTGAAGATATCTCGCAAACCCGATGACGTTTTGTTCTTTAGCTCTATCTTGAACCAGATGAATAGGTTCAGTAATCGCGATATCCATTGAACCATTTTCAATCTCGTCTAGTGCGTCAAAGTGTTCCTTTGGTTCAATCATCTCAATTTCTAATGATTCTTCTTTAAACCAACCTTTTTCGATACCTAAGATTAACAGCATATGATCAGGATTTAAAAACCATTCTAAACCTACTGTTAATTTGTCCATAAAAAAATTCCTCCATCCATTTAATTATTGCGTAAAAAAGTGAATGAAGAAACAGTTATCAATATTGCTCACTTTCCTACGCCGGTGCTAACCAACAGGTTCAAGGGTTGAAAGTAGACTTTCTCTCAGCAAATTGAATTGCACCCCTAGTGATACTAGTTAATCTATGTACAGAATAACATAGTTGAATTGAATAAAAAGTGAAATGAATATAGTAAATATTAATCTTGGGAGTATGATGCAAAAAAATAAAAAGTGAAATGAATATAGTAAATATTAATCTTGGGAGTATGATGCAAAAAAATAAGCTAACGTTTCAAACGTTAGCTTACAATATATTTGATGAACTGAAGTTTAATTAAAATTCTAACTTTACATCATACCAATGAGTTTCATCCATAGTGAACCTACACCAATCCAAATAATAAAATAGACTATACCAAGTACAATATTCATAGTCCACCAGCGCTTTTGTGTAACATAGCCAGCTGCGTATAATATGGGCGCTGGTCCACTACTATAGTGTGTTGTTGATGCCAGTAAGTTACCAAAGAACCCTAACATTAATGCACTGAATAATGGCGGTGCACCCGAAGCGACTGCAACACCGAGTAACGCGGCGTACATGGCGCTGACATGTGCTGTTGCACTTGCGAATAAATAATGTGAGTAGAAATAAAACAAGATGAGTAAAACTAAAACGATAGGCCAACTAAAGCCATTCAAACCTTGAGCAATGAGTTTGCTTAACCATGGGATAAAGCCTAACTTGTTTAATTGTTCTGCCATTAATACAAGAACTGAGAACCAAACGAGTGTATTCCATGCTCCTGTTTCATTTAAAATATCTGACCACGCTAATACACCTGTTAATAATAACAATGCTAAAGCAATAAATGCAGTGAGCGTGGCATCAACATTAATGAAGCTTCCTAATACCCACAAAGCCAATGCTATGATAAAGATGCCAACCATCAATTTTTCGGCTATAGACATATGTCCCATTTCTTCTAGTTGTTCAGTAGCCCATTTTTTAGCGTTAGGCGTTTCTTTAACAGTTGGTGGGTATAATTTATAAATAATGAAAGGGACAACGATGAGGGAAATCAATCCGGGTATAATAGCAGCAACAAACCAATTCATCCATGTAATTTGAACGTGTGCCGTTTTTTCAGCTAAACTTTGTGCTATAGGGTTACCGGCCATAGCTGTTAAAAACATAGCTGAAGTAATTAAATTACCTTGGAACTCAGTAAAGATTAAAAACGCACCCATTTTTCTCTCAGAACCATCTCTCGGCGATGAACCAAATGACTCTGACAAGGACTTAATGATTGGAAACATAATACCACCAGCACGTGCTGTATTACTTGGCGTAGCAGGAGATAAGATAAGATCAACACCAACAAGTGAATAAGCCAAACCAAGCGTTTTCTTTCCAAATAATTTAACGAATTGCAGAGCAATACGTCGACCTAGCCCTGTTTTTACAAATCCTCTTGAAATGAAAAAGGCCATTGCAATAAGCCAAATACTACTATTACCGAAGCCTTGAACGGCAGTTTTTGTATCAACAATTCCAACCAAAATCATGATTGTAAAACCAATGATTGATACTGCACCTATAGTCATAGGTTGGGTAATACAAGCAATGATGGTTGACACAAAAATAGCAAACATAAACCAAGCTTGATCATTTAAGGCATCTGGTTTAATAGGCGTCAATGCCCAGATAATTAAACCAACGACAATAGGTAGAATAAACTTACGATATTTAACAGTACTTCCCACGACACCATCTTCCTTTACCTAAATCTTTTTTACATTTTAATCATAGTCTTATCACACGCTGATGTACAGGTCTTTTTATAATCGTACAACGTTCAAACATCATTACTTTTTTAAATCAGTTTAAGAGTTAGATAAACAGTAATTTATAAAGTTTATAAAGTATTAATAATTAACAACATACAATTGTTTGAAAACTCAAAATACTTGAAGTAGAATGGAATCGAAGGAATAAGAAAGCGCTTACAAATGTAAAATTTCTTATTCCTCATGCAAATGAAATTGGGATGGCACAACGTACTATTGGTGAAAGGAGGCATTTATTATATGAGTAAATCATATGACTTAATCGTAATAGGAGCTGGACCTGGTGGCTATGTAGCTGCAATACGTGGTGCGCAACTTGGTAAAAATGTTGCAGTCATTGAAAAAAATAATGCTGGAGGCACGTGCTTAAATGTAGGTTGCATCCCCTCTAAAACGTTGTTAGAACACGGCGAGAAAGCACACAGCATACGAGTTGCAAACGATTGGGGAATCACAACGAAAGACTTAAAAATTGATTTTACTCAATTTGTCCAACGAAAAAAGAAAGTTGTACAAACACTTACGGGTGGCGTGAAGCAGTTGTTAAAGAAAAATAAAGTTACTTATATTGAAGGGGAAGCACGAATTTCTAAAAACTTAAAAGTGGACGTTAATAATGAAACGTATCAAGCGAAAGATATAATTTTAGCAACTGGCAGTCAGCCGTTCATTCCACCAATTGATGGGTTAGATCAAGTCAATTATGAAACAACCGATACATTTTTCGATTTAGAGAAGCTACCAAAACAGTTAGCGGTTATCGGTGGGGGTGTGATTGCAACAGAACTCGCATCCTCAATGGCTGATCTTGGAGTTAGAGTTACGATAATAGAAGTTGCAGATGACATTTTATTAACTGAAATCAACGAAACTAGAGAAATGTTAAAAGCACATTTAGATAATCAAGGTATTAAGATACTGACGAAAGCAAAGATAAAACAAGTTAAGGAATCGAAAATAATATTAGATGGGCAAGATGATGTTAGCTTTGATACCCTTCTTGTTGCAACAGGTAGACAACCGAATACGCAAGTTGCAAAAGATTTAAATTTGGAAATGGATGGTAAATTCTTTAAAGTCAATGAACATTATGAAACGAGTCAAAAACATGTCTATGCTATAGGAGATTTAATTAAAGGATATCAACTTGCACATGCAGCAAGTGCACATGGCATTCATGTTGTCGAAACAATAATGAACAAACAGCCGTCACTTGTGCGTCAAGAAGATATTACGCGTTGTATATACACAAGACTGGAAGCAGCATCAGTTGGGTTATCAGAAGCGCAAGCTAAAGAGGCTGGTTATGATGTGAAAGTGACTCAATCAGCATTTCAAGGGAATGCAAAGGCGTTAATCAAAGGAGAAAATGAAGGATTTATTAAACTTGTCGTTGATAAAAAGTATGGAGAGGTTCTTGGTGCTTTTATTGTAGGACCACATGCTACAGATATAATTGGAGAACTTTTAAGTGTCAAAGCATCAGAGGGTACGATTCATGAACTTTCTCAAATTATTCAACCACACCCGGCTTTATTAGAAGCAATAGGTGAGAGTGCAGATGCATTTTTTGATTCTGCAATTCATATGTAGTTTTAAACTTTATGACCTATGAAAGATAGGAGGAATTGACAATGAAAATGGAAAAAGAACAAGCACATTGGATTTATAAAACGATGAACGAAATTCGATTTTTTGAAGAAAAGGTACACAAAATTTTTAGTGATGGTAGAATTCCAGGATTCGTACACTTATATGTAGGTGAAGAAGCTGTTGCAACAGGTGTTATGTCTCAATTAAATGATGATGACTATATTACAAGTACACACCGTGGTCATGGGCATGCGATTGCAAAAGGATGCGATTTAAATGGTATGATGGCAGAAATTATGGGTAAACGTGACGGATTAGGTCACGGTAAAGGTGGCTCAATGCATGTTGCAGAAATTGACAAAGGAATGCTCGGTGCGAATGGTATTGTCAGTGGTGGTTTTGGGTTAGCAATTGGTGCAAGTATTTCTATCATTAATCAAGGTAAAGATAATGTTGCCGTATGTTTCTTTGGTGATGGTGCTGCAAATGAAGGTAATTTCCATGAAGGTCTTAATTTTGCTTCAATTTTAGATTTACCTGTTCTTTTTATATGTGAAAATAACCAATTTGCTGAAGGAACTACACATGACTACGCAAGTGCTTCTGAAACAATTGCAGAGCGTGCTGCGGCTTATAATATGCCGGGTGTACGTGTTGATGGCATGGATGTTGTGGAAGTATATAAAGCAACACAAGAGGCTGTAGAACGCGCTAAAAAAGGTGAAGGACCAACGTTAATTGAATGTGATACGTATCGTAAATATGGACATTTTGAAGGTGATGAGCAAAAAGTAAAATCACCAGATGATCGTAACGCAGATAAAAATGCGACAGTAGAATTTAGAAAAAGAGCAATTGAAGAAAATTGGCTCACTGAAAAAGAAGCAGATGAAATAGAAAAAGCAGCTGAACAAGCTGTAGAAGATGCTGTGAAATTTGCTGAAGAAAGCGAATTACCAGATGAGGATTCATTATACAAGGATGTTTTTGCTTAAATCAGAAGATTGGAATATTTATTAAAAGATATAAGAACAAATGACCTAACCACATAAGGAGGTTTTTACGATGAGTGAAGAACGCAAGTTAACATTTATGGGGGCTATTAATGAAGCTATTGACCAATCTATGGAAAAAGATGAGGATGTCATTTTAATTGGTACTGATGTCTCAGGTGGTGCAAAAGTAGACCACATCAAAGATGACGATACATTCGGTGGTGTATTTGGTGTAACAAAAGGACTTGCAAAAAAATATAGTCGTAAACGTGTAATCGATACACCAATTGCTGAACACATTACATTGAGCACGGCAGTAGGAGCTGCTGCGACAGGGCTACGTCCAATTGCTGAACTCATGTTCAACGACTTTATTGGATTTGGTTTAGATCCAATTTTAAATCAAGGGGCAAAAATGAGATATATGTTTGGTGGAAAAGCCAAAATCCCACTAGTTGTACGTACTGTTCATGGAGCAGGGGCAAGCGCTGCTGCACAGCACTCTCAGTCTTTATATAATATGTTTGCAGCAATTCCAGGAGTTAAAGTTGTTGTTCCATCTAATCCATATGATGCGAAGGGTCTACTGATGTCAGCTATTCAAGAGGACAATCTTGTTGTCTTTTCAGAAGATAAAACATTATTAGGACAAAAAGGTAATGTTCCTGAAGAACCTTATACTATAGAAATTGGTAAAGCCAATGTGACGCGTGAAGGTGACGATTTAACAATTGTGGCTATTGGAAAAATGGTAGCTGTAGCGGAAGAAACTGCTGAAAAACTTGCAGAAGACCAAGTATCAGTTGAGGTCATCGATTTACGCTCAGTGTCACCATGGGATCAAGAAACAGTTTTAGATTCTGTGAAGAAAACGGGTCGCCTAATTGTTATTGACGAATCTAATCCACAGTGTAACATTGCTGGAGACGTTGCTTCAGTGATTGGAGATGTAGGATTTGATTACTTAGATGGTCCAATTAAGAAAGTGACCGCACCAGACACTCCTGTACCATTTGCAGCGAACTTAGAGGCGGCATATATGCCGAATGCTGATAAGGTATTAGACATTGCATCTGAATTAATTGATGATTTAAAAAAGGCTAACGCATAGGAGGTGTATCACAATGAGTGAAAATATTATTATGCCAAAGCTTGGAATGACAATGAAAGAGGGAACTGTTGAAGAGTGGTTTAAATCAGAGGGTGACACCGTAAAACAAGGAGAGAGTATTGTTACAATAAGCTCTGAAAAATTAACCAACGATGTTGAAGCGCCGGCGAGTGGGACATTGTTAGAAATTAAAGTGCAAGCCGGAGAAGATGCAGAGGTTAAAGCGGTATTAGGTATAATTGGAGAAGAAGGGGAAGCTATTGATAAAGATGAAGATGATTTAGCATCAGAAAAAGTAAAAGAAGACAACGAGCATGAGAAGGAAACGCAAGAAGTTAAAGATACATCACAACAGTCTTCCGATAATAAAGATAATTCGCCTAAAAGCGCAGCACGAGAAAGAATCTTTATCTCACCCCTCGCACGTAATATGGCTGAGGATAAAGGATTAGACATTAACAAGATAAAAGGCACAGGCGGTAATCATCGTATTACAAAACTAGATATTCAACGTGTTGAAGCAAATGGGTACGACTATGCTAGTGATACGACATCTAATGAAGATACAAGTCATGTTCCAACACAGACTGTGGATACAAGTGCGATTGGTGAAGGATTGAATCCTATGCGTCAACGTATTGCTCAAAACATGAGACAAAGTCTTAATAGTACTGCTCAATTAACATTACATCGTAAGGTTGATGCGGATCGCTTGCTAGATTTCAAAGACAGATTAGCTACGGAACTTAAACAAGCAGATCAAGATGTTAAATTAACTGTTACTACATTATTAGCTAAAGCAGTAGTGCTTGCACTTAAAGAATATGGGGCAATGAATGCTCGCTATGAACAAGGCGAGTTAACTGAGTATGAAGATGTTCATTTAGGAATCGCAACGTCTCTAGATGAAGGCCTTATGGTGCCAGTGATTAATCATGCAGATACAAAAAGTATCGGCACTTTAGCCCATGAAATTAAATCATCGGCTGAGGCTGTTCGGGAAGGAAACACAGGAGCAGTACAATTAGAGGGAGCAACATTTACAATTACTAATATGGGTGCTAGTGGTATAGAATACTTTACACCAATTTTAAATTTAGGTGAAACAGGTATTCTAGGCGTTGGTGCTTTAACTAAAGAAGTCGTGCTAGAAGCGGATAACATTAAACAAGTTTCAAAAATTCCTTTAAGCTTGACATTTGATCATCAAATTTTAGATGGTGCAGGTGCGGCCGATTTTCTTAAAGTACTAGCTAAATATATCGAAAACCCTTATTTATTAATGTTATAGGTAGTGACAATGAATGAGGCTGGGACATAATTCCCTAGCAAAATAGCCAGTAAATGAGTTTTCATAAATTCATTTACTGGCTTCTTTATTTACAATACTTCGTATTGTTGGCTCGCTTTCTTAGGGGACAGCTTCAGCCTGTAGTCTTCAGCTTGTCCTGTTCCCTCAAGAGTCTCGCCAAAATACTTAAAAAAATAAGCCCTTTCGTATAATTTAATAAATACCAATAAACTAAATTAACGAGGTGCCTTATGTATAAAGAATATAACTTGACTCAACATACTCTACCAATGGAAACTTCAGTTCTTATCCCCACAAATGATATTTCACGACATGTAAATGATATTGTAGAAACAATTCCCGATACTGAATTCGATGAATTCAGACATCATCGTGGCTTAATATAAGAAAAGTAACAGCTCAACGAGCTGAAAATAATCAAAAAAATTATAAAAAAGACAATTTCTATATTATTTCAATAGAAATTGTCTTTTTTTACTTATCTTGAACCTTTTTGTCCCAGCTTCGCTCTCATTCAATTTCAAAATAAAGATTGATAGAGCACCGATAAAAACCATTAAGAGATTTTTTTACCTATTAATAGATAGTTGTAATAATTAATGAAATATTATATGTTGGGTGTAGCAACACATTATCATTTTATATTAGGAGTGTGATACATTATGAAAAGGTTTGCGAAAGCATTTGTCGTAAGTGGTATTACTTTAGGTGCAATTTTAGGTTTAAACGTAACAGAGCATAATGGTGTATCTAATGAAGCAAAGGCACAAACAGCACACAGTTACTGGTATAAATATAATGGTTATACTGCATCGGGTGGCGACTTTGTACTTAGCAATTCATTTTATCAAGGTTTAAAAGCTGGAAACGTTACATTTAATGGTATTAAGGTAAATCAAAAATATGAATCTAAGACTGCTACTAAAAAAATATACGATCAGACATTTCAACAAATTAATGGAAATAAAGCAAACAACGTACAATTTAAAATTGCTTCCAGAACTGTTACTTTAGATCAAGTTAAACAAAAGTATGGAAAAAATTATAATTATCAGCCATCATTATCTAAAAACAAAACAAGTAAGACAGATGGCTTGTACGGTTATCAAGTCGGAAAAGGAAACATCGTTTTCCACGTTAAAGATGGGTATGTCACAAGTGCTACATTGTCATAAATGATTATATATAGCAAATTAAAAAACGAGAATATTATTTTAAAACATAGATAAACGGGAGTGGGACAACGAATTCAATATGAATTCTGTCCCGCTCCCGTTGCGTCATAGTTCAAAAGAATAATAAAGAAAATGAATAATAGCATTACTTAATTAAAGATGTGTTACTTGTTATCTTGTTCGTCCTGTTTTTCACGCTCTTCTAATGAAATAGAGTAATCTTTTTCATCATCAATTGATGTCATTTTAAAATGATGGATGGGTTCTCTTTTTAAAGCCCTCATGAGTGAGAATATCATTAATAATAAAATGATAGAGAATGGTAGACCTGTAATAACTGATGCAGTTTGTAAACTTTTAAGACCACCTGCAATTGTCATAGCAACTGAAAACGCCCCAATAAGTAGACCCCATAGGACTTTATGTTTTAAAGTTGGATTGATAGAACCACCTGTAGCCATACCTGCAACAATATGCGTAGTTGAATCAGCACTTGTTACAATAAAGATGAAAATAAGTACAATAGCTAAGGAACTAGTGACTTCCGACAATGGAAAATGTGATAATAATTCAAACAAGGCAACAGTATAATCTTTATCTACAATATGAACAAGCTTGTCGTTATGATTTAAAGCAAGTTTAATAGCTGTACCTCCAAAACCTGCAATCCATGTAAACGAAATTAGAGGAGGAATAATGAGTACACCTACGACAAATTCTCTAATTGTACGTCCTCGAGATACTCTTGCTACAAAGCCCCCAATAAAAGGAGACCAAGAAATAACCCAAGCCCAATAGAAAACAGTCCACTGTTGAATCCAACTATCATCTCCTGAGTATGGATTTACGCGTAAACTATATTCTATAAAATGCTGCAAATAATCAGAAATTGCTAGTGTGTATGATTCTAAAATAAATTTTAAATCTCCAAAAATCAAAATAAATATAAGTAAAATAGCACCTAATAAAATATTTAAATTACTTAACCATTTTACACCGTGATTTAAGCCAGTTAATGAAGATCCTAAAAATATGGCTACCATCAAAATAGTAATTAAGATTTTAGTGAAATTATTATTAGGAACATCAAAGAGATGGTTTAATCCACCACCGATTTGCATAATTCCCAAACCAATCGACGTAGCAATTCCCATGACGGTTGCGATAATAGCTAATATATCAATAATATTCCTGAAAGGACGTTTATAAGCTTCACCAAAAACGGGTTCCATAGCTGTTGAAATAAGCCCGTTACGTTGTTTTCTAAATTGAAAGTATGCAACGATTAATCCTGAAATTGCAAATATTGACCATTGTGAAATACCCCAATGGAAGAATGTATATCCCATCGCAACACGTGCTGATTCTTCAGAGTGATCTGCAATTTTTCCAGGGAAGGGTGAATGGAGATAATGCGTTAAAGGTTCTGCAACACCCCAAAAGACTATACCGACGCCAAGACCTGCTGAAAATAACATGCCAATCCAAGATAGCATGGAAAATTCTGGTTCTTCTTCATCCGAACCAAGTTTAAATCGACCATATCTAGAAAAAGCTAAGAATATTAAAAATACATCTAAAATAAAGACAATGATAAGGAATAGCCAACCAAACCAATTTGTAATCCAATCATAAACGCTCTGCGCATACATCCCAAATGCTTTAGGAAAGATACCCGCAATAAGAGTAATAACAACAATAATTAAAACAGAGATAGTATAAACAAGAGTATTGTTTATTTTTCGTTTGTTTTTCATTTTAATATTTTTATTCATCCCTTTTTAACTTGCAAAGTATTTGTTTAAAGTATACAGATAATTAGAAATATTTTCAAAAATACTTTTTGGATTAAAAATGATTTTATAATAAAGAGATTTTGATTTAGAGAAGTCTGTTGTATATGATAAAAGTATGATATTAACGAGATGGGTGACAAAATGTATAAATATTTAAAAAGAAATCGATTCTCAACGCAGACTTCAATTATAAAAAAT
Encoded proteins:
- a CDS encoding BCCT family transporter, coding for MKNKRKINNTLVYTISVLIIVVITLIAGIFPKAFGMYAQSVYDWITNWFGWLFLIIVFILDVFLIFLAFSRYGRFKLGSDEEEPEFSMLSWIGMLFSAGLGVGIVFWGVAEPLTHYLHSPFPGKIADHSEESARVAMGYTFFHWGISQWSIFAISGLIVAYFQFRKQRNGLISTAMEPVFGEAYKRPFRNIIDILAIIATVMGIATSIGLGIMQIGGGLNHLFDVPNNNFTKILITILMVAIFLGSSLTGLNHGVKWLSNLNILLGAILLIFILIFGDLKFILESYTLAISDYLQHFIEYSLRVNPYSGDDSWIQQWTVFYWAWVISWSPFIGGFVARVSRGRTIREFVVGVLIIPPLISFTWIAGFGGTAIKLALNHNDKLVHIVDKDYTVALFELLSHFPLSEVTSSLAIVLIFIFIVTSADSTTHIVAGMATGGSINPTLKHKVLWGLLIGAFSVAMTIAGGLKSLQTASVITGLPFSIILLLMIFSLMRALKREPIHHFKMTSIDDEKDYSISLEEREKQDEQDNK